The proteins below are encoded in one region of Lactuca sativa cultivar Salinas chromosome 3, Lsat_Salinas_v11, whole genome shotgun sequence:
- the LOC111889143 gene encoding F-box protein AUF2, protein MKTIVKSREEDADDSSPLSSLPDEIILQIINKLIDLKTLCFCSLVSRRFSSIVLQVDSVSFTAPLLNSPTSDKITSGDVDGDGFPTKLFRFLINGVVFKPLHLLRRMIVAPSKPLPPIISSFYGQSFRSAVTFLSKFKGVKSLHIELPCSSHRGIDNRCLFKWKVKFGNRIESFFFLSPNSISDSDGFHVNGNGDEQDMDLSNDLFRQKVHIAFQCLKDVILRHRMLLYIIKDLPMLEEASITDSGRRGRLSLSGEKLAEVKKGWVSSAMETLKSEMNRIEVPASVSQCHIPVLDMPISGYVMKGVTLVVMEMNGLHDEKDSLMNSEDGGSEDKEEAVYTEAVMEILEKHKDRMKVLL, encoded by the coding sequence ATGAAGACCATCGTGAAATCCCGTGAAGAAGATGCAGATGATTCGTCTCCACTGAGTAGCTTACCAGACGAAATCATCCTTCAAATTATAAACAAATTAATCGATTTGAAAACCCTTTGCTTTTGCTCTCTCGTTTCCAGACGTTTCTCCTCGATTGTACTTCAAGTCGATTCCGTTTCCTTCACTGCTCCTCTCTTGAACTCTCCCACTTCGGATAAAATCACCTCCGGTGATGTCGACGGCGACGGATTTCCTACAAAGCTGTTCCGGTTCTTGATTAATGGTGTTGTATTCAAACCCCTTCACCTCCTCCGCCGTATGATAGTCGCCCCTAGTAAGCCGCTTCCGCCTATCATTTCTTCATTTTACGGCCAGTCCTTTCGATCTGCCGTTACGTTTTTGAGCAAGTTTAAAGGAGTTAAGTCCTTACATATAGAGCTTCCCTGTTCCAGTCACAGAGGTATTGATAATCGTTGTTTGTTCAAATGGAAGGTCAAGTTCGGGAACAGAATCGAATCATTTTTCTTTCTCTCGCCGAATTCAATTTCTGATTCAGATGGATTTCATGTTAACGGAAATGGCGATGAACAAGACATGGACTTGAGTAATGATCTGTTTAGGCAGAAAGTTCACATTGCTTTTCAATGCCTGAAGGATGTGATTCTGAGGCATAGGATGTTGTTGTACATCATTAAGGATCTACCAATGTTGGAAGAGGCTTCCATTACTGATTCAGGAAGAAGAGGGAGGCTTTCTCTTAGTGGGGAAAAACTTGCTGAGGTGAAGAAGGGATGGGTATCATCAGCCATGGAAACTCTTAAATCAGAGATGAATCGTATAGAGGTTCCTGCTAGCGTGAGTCAATGTCACATCCCTGTTTTGGACATGCCAATTTCAGGGTACGTGATGAAGGGGGTAACTCTTGTTGTAATGGAAATGAATGGTCTGCATGATGAAAAAGATAGTCTTATGAACAGTGAAGATGGTGGTTCTGAAGATAAAGAAGAGGCTGTATATACTGAAGCTGTGATGGAGATTCTGGAGAAGCATAAGGACAGGATGAAGGTGTTATTGTAG